In one Armatimonadota bacterium genomic region, the following are encoded:
- a CDS encoding amidohydrolase, with product MSQTADIILTHGKVFILSQTVPASAVAIRNGRFVYVGSDDEVEDYIGSNTEQIDLESRTVIPGLIDSHVHLLYYGRNKLLRADLNGCKSIKEIIQRLQAHDEKRCGEWILGWGFDQEILAERRFPTRHELDHFNKPVLISRLCGHACVVNSKAIELVGPEKIPDSARDTGLLTEEDMNPVWEAMPQPTFKEMVEAAEFAAAKALATGLTSVHCLVSSQTELDALRHINRQSQLPIRFYVQPSYEMLDSLLAEGLKTGNGDEMLRMGAIKIFADGSMGARTAALKEDFADDPGNNGILLHSDEELTDMVRKVHNSGWQVAIHAIGDRAVEQAVNAIETVLIETGEDNRTRRHRIEHASLLNEDLVFRMADLHILASVQPQFIITDFWTINRVGPERYRWAYPFRTMLEVGIPLSLGSDCPVENLDVFELIYRAVSRDEHSQFERLTVEETIALYSLGGAYAMFQEANLGSIEVGKLADFVVLNQDIFSIPKNEIPNCKIDKVFVGGKRKI from the coding sequence ATGAGTCAAACAGCAGACATAATTTTGACACACGGCAAGGTATTCATCCTTTCCCAAACGGTACCGGCTTCAGCTGTTGCTATTCGAAATGGACGCTTTGTCTACGTTGGCTCAGATGATGAAGTTGAAGATTACATAGGCTCAAACACTGAGCAGATAGATTTGGAAAGCCGAACAGTAATTCCGGGACTAATAGATTCTCATGTCCACTTGTTATACTACGGCAGAAACAAACTCTTACGTGCCGACCTAAATGGATGTAAATCGATTAAGGAGATAATCCAGCGGCTCCAGGCACATGATGAGAAACGCTGTGGAGAGTGGATACTTGGCTGGGGATTCGACCAAGAAATACTCGCCGAACGCAGGTTTCCCACTCGCCATGAGCTCGACCATTTCAACAAACCGGTGCTCATCTCACGGCTTTGCGGTCATGCGTGTGTTGTAAATAGCAAAGCGATAGAGCTTGTAGGCCCGGAAAAAATTCCTGATTCGGCAAGGGATACAGGGCTCCTCACTGAAGAAGATATGAACCCAGTTTGGGAAGCAATGCCCCAGCCGACTTTCAAGGAAATGGTGGAGGCCGCCGAGTTCGCTGCTGCGAAAGCTCTTGCCACAGGATTAACCAGTGTCCATTGTTTAGTTAGCTCCCAAACCGAGCTTGACGCCCTTCGCCACATTAACCGGCAGAGCCAACTGCCTATACGTTTCTATGTACAACCTAGTTATGAAATGCTTGATTCGCTGCTTGCTGAAGGTCTCAAGACTGGCAATGGAGATGAAATGCTTCGAATGGGCGCAATCAAGATTTTTGCGGATGGCTCGATGGGCGCAAGAACAGCAGCTCTCAAAGAAGATTTCGCCGACGACCCCGGAAACAATGGCATCCTGCTGCATTCGGATGAAGAACTTACAGATATGGTTCGCAAAGTGCACAATTCCGGCTGGCAAGTGGCAATCCATGCAATTGGAGACCGAGCTGTTGAACAAGCCGTTAACGCAATTGAAACCGTTCTCATTGAAACCGGCGAAGACAACCGCACTCGGCGACACCGAATTGAACATGCTTCACTGTTGAATGAGGACCTTGTTTTCAGAATGGCAGACCTCCATATTTTGGCTTCCGTGCAGCCTCAATTTATAATAACCGACTTTTGGACAATTAATCGCGTTGGTCCTGAGCGCTATCGATGGGCATATCCATTTCGAACAATGCTTGAGGTTGGGATTCCTCTATCGCTCGGCTCAGACTGCCCTGTTGAAAATCTCGACGTTTTTGAGCTAATCTATCGAGCAGTTAGCCGTGACGAACATTCGCAATTTGAACGCCTAACAGTCGAAGAAACAATTGCATTATATTCCCTCGGCGGAGCATACGCCATGTTTCAAGAAGCAAACCTCGGCTCCATAGAAGTAGGCAAGCTTGCTGATTTTGTTGTTCTAAATCAAGACATATTCTCAATACCGAAAAACGAAATTCCGAACTGCAAAATAGATAAGGTTTTTGTTGGTGGCAAAAGAAAAATCTAG
- a CDS encoding bifunctional metallophosphatase/5'-nucleotidase, translating into MRRATLHLLLVWLAFFLLFSNAWCQPEYRLVTILHTNDIHDHLIPFSYPDALKSSAPVAEMMATKNIGGLARVATLANQIEASVRGNAILVDAGDICDGTPFGIEYKGEADFAALSAAGYDVMVTGNHEFGQSLEQFNRNLALAEFPIVCANLLKKDSLEPALPEYVIYDFNGVRIAFLGLTTPQIVDYKAVKEGFAVKDPYETAKHLVPKLKNKADIVVVLSHLGEAEDEKLARMVPEIDVIVGGHSHTRLATPKIIKHNKPAEAFSLGGTVIVQAYQWAGELGRLDLRLRRNSGPFTLMSVDGKLIPVTSDIPEDHRTAEVIRRYYIPISKRYDKIIGEATADMVDKGGGGPVLNLVCDAIREETGAQISIYGVGGVRGNFAKGPIKVWDVATVLPFHNKLVLMELTGAHLKQIIERFPISPGVSGMRYKIVNRKIVEATVNGKPLDENATYSIATIDWLVGLYFSDVTSAKYLDTLSVDALINYIQKRKVISPVNDGRRQVE; encoded by the coding sequence GTGAGAAGAGCTACTCTTCATTTGTTACTTGTTTGGCTAGCTTTTTTCTTGCTCTTCTCTAATGCATGGTGTCAGCCTGAGTATCGCCTGGTAACTATTCTCCACACAAATGATATCCATGACCACCTTATTCCCTTCAGCTACCCAGATGCACTTAAGTCAAGCGCCCCAGTGGCAGAGATGATGGCTACCAAAAATATCGGTGGTTTAGCAAGGGTAGCCACCCTAGCCAACCAAATCGAAGCTTCGGTGCGTGGCAATGCAATTTTAGTGGACGCAGGCGACATCTGCGACGGTACGCCATTCGGAATCGAATATAAAGGTGAAGCAGACTTTGCCGCACTCTCTGCCGCAGGATATGATGTAATGGTTACCGGAAATCACGAATTCGGCCAATCTCTCGAACAATTCAACCGCAATCTAGCACTGGCTGAGTTCCCCATAGTATGCGCTAATCTTCTAAAGAAAGACTCGTTAGAACCTGCACTTCCCGAATATGTGATTTATGATTTTAATGGAGTGCGAATCGCCTTTCTTGGATTGACAACGCCACAAATTGTTGATTACAAAGCAGTAAAAGAAGGATTTGCAGTAAAGGATCCTTATGAAACAGCAAAGCATCTTGTTCCAAAGCTGAAAAATAAAGCCGATATAGTAGTTGTACTGAGCCACCTAGGAGAAGCCGAAGATGAAAAGTTAGCGAGAATGGTCCCAGAAATTGACGTAATTGTTGGAGGACACTCACATACGCGATTAGCAACCCCAAAAATCATCAAGCACAACAAACCTGCAGAGGCATTCTCGCTGGGCGGCACCGTCATCGTCCAAGCATACCAATGGGCTGGCGAGCTAGGAAGACTTGATCTTCGACTTAGAAGAAACAGCGGTCCATTTACCCTAATGAGCGTGGACGGCAAGTTGATACCCGTTACTTCCGATATACCAGAAGATCACAGAACTGCCGAAGTTATTCGAAGGTATTATATTCCAATCTCTAAACGATACGACAAAATAATTGGCGAGGCTACAGCAGATATGGTTGATAAAGGAGGGGGCGGCCCAGTTTTAAACTTAGTGTGTGATGCCATACGTGAGGAAACGGGAGCACAGATTTCCATATATGGCGTAGGCGGAGTTCGAGGGAACTTTGCAAAAGGCCCTATCAAAGTTTGGGATGTAGCAACCGTTCTACCGTTCCACAACAAACTTGTGCTTATGGAACTAACCGGAGCACATCTCAAACAAATAATCGAAAGATTCCCCATCAGTCCGGGAGTTTCTGGCATGCGATATAAAATTGTCAACCGCAAGATAGTCGAAGCAACTGTTAATGGAAAGCCCCTCGATGAAAACGCAACTTATTCGATTGCAACAATAGACTGGCTTGTTGGGCTCTACTTCTCAGATGTAACGTCAGCAAAATACTTAGACACCCTTTCAGTAGATGCTCTCATAAACTATATACAGAAGCGCAAGGTAATCTCCCCTGTAAATGATGGAAGAAGGCAAGTAGAATGA
- the hisI gene encoding phosphoribosyl-AMP cyclohydrolase, which translates to MEILDQLKFDENSLIPAIIQDAENGDVLMMGFMDREAVQRTIRDGKVCFWSRSRQKHWVKGETSGHFQFVKGIYVDCDMDCLLIKVDQIGATCHEGYRSCFFRKIANENTLSVIAERIFNPEEVYKK; encoded by the coding sequence ATGGAAATTCTTGACCAGCTGAAGTTTGACGAAAATAGCCTAATTCCAGCAATTATCCAAGATGCGGAGAACGGGGACGTTCTCATGATGGGCTTCATGGACCGAGAAGCTGTGCAACGGACCATCCGCGATGGAAAGGTTTGCTTTTGGAGCCGCTCACGCCAGAAGCATTGGGTAAAAGGTGAGACATCAGGCCACTTCCAATTTGTAAAAGGAATCTACGTTGACTGTGATATGGACTGCCTATTGATAAAAGTGGATCAAATTGGTGCGACATGTCATGAGGGATATCGAAGTTGCTTCTTTAGAAAAATAGCAAACGAAAACACTCTGAGCGTGATTGCCGAGCGGATTTTCAATCCTGAGGAGGTTTACAAAAAGTGA
- a CDS encoding glycerophosphodiester phosphodiesterase produces the protein MQKVLTIAHRGFSAIAPENTLAAFKRALELKPDLIECDVRRTKDGKIIIIHDATVDRTTNGTGRVADMTLEELRQLDAGSWFGAQYAGERLPTLEEFLNLPWGETQPIIEIKEQSLEDDVVALVQQRGMSERTAICSFHHKIGLRLKELDCLIRFSPLISSQTEISGDEAVRLANEAAAVNGWVFGVNYTAITPDLVKATHAANMLMEAWTVDDEENIRRMVTMGVDVIASNQLDLLLQVLAEMGVRNK, from the coding sequence ATGCAAAAAGTTTTGACGATTGCACACAGAGGTTTTTCAGCCATTGCACCCGAGAACACACTCGCTGCTTTCAAAAGGGCTCTTGAACTTAAGCCTGACCTAATTGAGTGTGACGTTCGCCGCACTAAAGATGGCAAGATCATTATCATCCACGACGCCACAGTCGACCGAACAACGAACGGCACCGGTAGAGTAGCCGACATGACCCTTGAGGAGCTTAGGCAGCTTGACGCTGGAAGCTGGTTTGGAGCCCAATATGCAGGAGAACGGCTACCGACTCTGGAGGAGTTTCTTAACCTACCATGGGGAGAAACGCAACCAATCATTGAGATAAAGGAGCAAAGTTTGGAAGATGACGTCGTTGCCTTAGTACAGCAAAGGGGCATGTCTGAACGCACCGCGATATGTTCATTCCACCACAAGATTGGACTTCGCCTAAAAGAACTCGACTGTTTGATTCGATTTTCCCCGCTAATCAGCAGCCAAACGGAGATTTCAGGAGATGAAGCGGTACGACTTGCCAACGAAGCAGCAGCTGTTAACGGCTGGGTTTTTGGCGTAAATTACACTGCCATTACCCCAGATCTTGTTAAAGCTACTCATGCCGCAAATATGTTAATGGAAGCCTGGACAGTAGACGATGAAGAAAACATCCGTCGAATGGTTACCATGGGCGTAGATGTTATTGCCAGCAACCAGTTAGACCTTCTTTTGCAAGTGTTGGCAGAGATGGGAGTACGCAACAAGTAA
- a CDS encoding metallophosphoesterase, with product MAIFAISDLHLSLSKPKPMDIFGPAWADHANTIRTNWIASVKDKDIVLIPGDISWAMKLHEAMPDLNFLADLPGTKVLIRGNHDYWWQRRATNRIQKEVNRNLFFLQGTSVVFDNVGITGTRGWRVDWESRTYERENKEKDFVENSQAARADRKFETSSSANHQQTVIRHPSAGGRVPITEQQSERILRRELNYLEHGLLSIPDTVSLKIAMLHFPPFDERLRPNEFAEMLSHYHVDILVYGHVHIGLGGWIDGEVAGVRYYIVSADILNFVPKLIVP from the coding sequence ATGGCAATTTTTGCAATATCAGATCTTCATCTTTCACTTTCAAAGCCAAAGCCAATGGATATCTTTGGACCAGCTTGGGCAGACCATGCTAATACAATTCGCACAAACTGGATAGCTTCAGTAAAAGATAAGGACATCGTGCTCATCCCAGGTGATATCTCATGGGCTATGAAGCTTCACGAAGCCATGCCGGACTTGAACTTTTTAGCCGACCTTCCAGGGACTAAAGTTCTTATCCGCGGGAATCATGATTACTGGTGGCAGAGGCGTGCGACCAACCGCATTCAAAAAGAAGTTAATAGAAATCTATTTTTCCTCCAGGGTACGTCAGTCGTTTTTGACAATGTCGGCATAACCGGGACACGCGGCTGGCGTGTGGATTGGGAGAGTAGAACTTATGAAAGGGAAAATAAGGAAAAAGATTTTGTTGAGAATAGTCAAGCAGCAAGGGCTGATCGTAAATTCGAAACTTCATCATCTGCCAACCACCAACAAACAGTCATTCGCCATCCTTCGGCAGGTGGTCGAGTGCCAATAACGGAACAGCAAAGCGAACGTATTCTCCGTCGAGAACTAAATTATCTTGAACACGGTTTGCTTTCCATTCCCGATACAGTAAGCCTCAAGATTGCAATGCTTCACTTTCCACCGTTTGATGAGCGCCTCCGCCCTAATGAGTTTGCAGAAATGCTATCGCACTACCATGTTGATATACTCGTGTATGGCCACGTTCATATTGGCTTAGGGGGATGGATAGATGGCGAAGTAGCTGGAGTGCGTTATTACATAGTCTCAGCCGATATATTAAATTTCGTTCCGAAGCTAATTGTACCGTAA
- the dapF gene encoding diaminopimelate epimerase, translated as MIEIPFAKVEAIGNHFVLINALNKLELDWSMLAVQMCQAHFGVGADGLLVLVPSAKANFGFRMFNPDGTEDMCGNGLRCSAVYVYSNGICGKNKLTFETMSGISTAEIIKCEDNSGDVKVNMGKPSLRAADIPMNADIDEVIDFPLEVGGKVYLVTCVSIGTPHAVIQAPLDFFWKELPAVSRVIESHPIFPKKVNVTWWSVSKAGELRIRTWERGVGATLGCGTGACSALVAANVHGAVGKSANVISPGGTLYVEWLDQRDIYITGPARVVFEGVWVTN; from the coding sequence TTGATTGAAATTCCGTTTGCAAAAGTCGAAGCTATCGGCAACCATTTTGTGCTCATAAATGCGCTTAACAAATTGGAACTCGACTGGTCGATGCTTGCAGTCCAAATGTGCCAAGCGCATTTTGGAGTCGGTGCGGATGGCTTGCTCGTGCTTGTGCCCTCTGCAAAGGCGAATTTTGGCTTCCGAATGTTCAACCCTGATGGCACAGAGGATATGTGTGGCAATGGCCTCAGGTGTTCAGCCGTTTATGTATACTCGAACGGCATATGTGGTAAGAACAAGCTGACATTTGAGACCATGAGCGGAATTAGCACAGCGGAGATAATCAAATGCGAGGACAACTCAGGCGACGTTAAGGTGAATATGGGAAAGCCTTCACTTCGAGCTGCTGATATTCCTATGAATGCCGATATCGATGAAGTGATAGATTTTCCGCTTGAGGTAGGCGGAAAGGTGTATTTAGTGACCTGTGTTTCTATTGGAACGCCGCATGCGGTAATTCAAGCACCGCTAGATTTTTTCTGGAAAGAATTGCCGGCTGTCAGCCGTGTAATCGAATCGCACCCAATTTTTCCAAAAAAGGTGAATGTTACATGGTGGTCTGTGAGTAAAGCAGGCGAGCTGAGAATAAGGACATGGGAGCGTGGTGTCGGTGCGACTCTAGGCTGTGGCACAGGTGCATGCTCGGCGCTTGTCGCTGCTAATGTTCATGGGGCTGTCGGCAAAAGTGCAAATGTTATATCACCTGGTGGTACTTTATATGTTGAATGGCTAGATCAAAGGGATATATATATTACTGGCCCTGCTAGGGTAGTTTTTGAGGGAGTTTGGGTAACCAACTGA
- a CDS encoding amylo-alpha-1,6-glucosidase, translated as MIRIPKSVLRDVDSAFSREWLVTNGIGGYASSTVAWANTRRYHGLLLASFPPPLGRQMLFSKVDEEIEIDGQFYMLGCNEYRDGTIYPQGHKLLEGFSLELGIPTAEYCAGGLVLRKRIWMEHGQNTVYILYELLESSKPIILRIKPFCAFRGYHECQRGKVSYYSKWENGVLTVWSARAPYKLKLICEGAEFKHQEDWYWDYLYRLERARGFDCLEDLYMPGLFTIGLSPGERVILTATSEEDLPIVQGAFEREMQRRRCLVRGERSSFRRYLILAADQFIAKLPSANRNYQRHAIIAGYHWFTDWGRDTMISLPGLLLSTGRLDVARQILLDCADYLNQGLLPNRFSDEGDAEYNAADATLWFFQAIYRYMVASGEMEIIHHLFPSLKQIIENHVKGTKFGIRMDPNDCLLFAGERQSQVTWMDARVNGKPVTPRVGKPVEINALWYNALCLMACWAGYVGESAQEYESLASKCASSFQSKFWCEGNYLYDVIDCSGRADDSLRPNQIMAVSLPFSSLNPYQQKLVVDVVERELLTPYGLRTLSPRNPKYCGAYSGGPFERDSAYHQGTVWPWLLGQFADAHYRVYQNRNRVRELLQPFEEHLGEAGIGTISELFDGDPPHNPGGCIAQAWSVGEILRILTNLRKIE; from the coding sequence TTGATTCGTATACCAAAATCCGTTCTCCGTGATGTTGATTCTGCTTTCTCACGTGAATGGCTTGTCACAAATGGCATTGGTGGCTATGCTTCATCAACAGTAGCTTGGGCAAATACTCGACGATATCACGGTCTCCTCTTAGCCTCGTTCCCACCACCACTTGGCAGGCAAATGCTCTTCTCAAAAGTTGACGAAGAAATTGAAATCGATGGCCAATTTTATATGCTTGGCTGTAATGAATATCGCGATGGAACAATCTATCCTCAGGGGCACAAGCTCCTTGAAGGTTTTAGCCTTGAATTAGGCATCCCTACCGCCGAATATTGTGCCGGAGGATTAGTTCTTCGCAAGCGGATATGGATGGAGCATGGGCAGAATACCGTCTACATACTTTATGAGCTGCTTGAGTCTTCAAAGCCGATTATACTCAGAATTAAACCTTTCTGTGCGTTTAGAGGATACCACGAATGCCAAAGAGGCAAAGTTAGCTATTACTCAAAATGGGAAAATGGGGTTCTTACTGTTTGGTCGGCACGAGCACCTTACAAGCTCAAGTTGATTTGTGAAGGCGCTGAATTCAAACATCAGGAGGATTGGTACTGGGATTACCTTTACAGGCTTGAGCGTGCACGCGGCTTTGACTGTTTGGAAGATCTTTATATGCCGGGCTTGTTTACGATAGGGCTTTCCCCAGGTGAACGAGTTATCTTAACGGCAACGAGTGAGGAGGACCTTCCAATTGTTCAAGGTGCATTTGAGCGTGAAATGCAACGAAGGCGGTGTTTGGTTCGCGGCGAGAGGAGTAGTTTCCGACGGTATTTAATTCTAGCTGCTGACCAATTTATAGCAAAGCTTCCATCCGCGAATAGGAATTATCAAAGACATGCAATTATCGCTGGCTACCACTGGTTTACCGATTGGGGCCGCGACACCATGATCAGTCTACCTGGGCTTCTTCTCTCAACAGGGCGATTGGATGTTGCTAGGCAAATTTTGCTCGACTGCGCAGACTACCTTAACCAAGGTTTGCTTCCAAATAGATTTTCCGATGAGGGTGATGCTGAATATAACGCCGCTGATGCAACTCTATGGTTTTTTCAAGCAATCTACCGCTATATGGTTGCCTCAGGCGAAATGGAGATTATTCACCATTTGTTTCCATCCTTAAAACAGATAATAGAAAATCACGTTAAAGGGACTAAGTTTGGTATTAGAATGGACCCTAACGATTGCCTTCTTTTTGCAGGTGAAAGACAAAGTCAAGTTACATGGATGGATGCGCGCGTGAATGGCAAACCCGTCACGCCGCGTGTCGGAAAGCCTGTGGAGATCAATGCCCTTTGGTACAATGCGCTTTGTCTGATGGCATGCTGGGCTGGATATGTTGGAGAGTCTGCTCAAGAGTATGAATCACTTGCTTCTAAGTGCGCCTCAAGCTTTCAGAGTAAATTCTGGTGTGAAGGAAATTATCTATACGATGTAATTGATTGCTCGGGCAGAGCGGATGATTCACTTAGGCCAAATCAAATCATGGCTGTATCGTTGCCTTTTTCATCGCTAAATCCATATCAGCAGAAGTTGGTAGTGGATGTCGTAGAGCGAGAACTGCTCACGCCATATGGCCTTCGTACCTTGTCTCCTAGGAACCCAAAATATTGTGGCGCTTACTCGGGCGGCCCTTTTGAACGGGATAGTGCATACCATCAAGGAACTGTCTGGCCTTGGCTTCTAGGTCAGTTTGCTGACGCTCATTATCGTGTATATCAGAATCGCAACCGAGTAAGGGAACTTCTTCAACCATTTGAAGAACATCTCGGTGAGGCGGGTATTGGAACCATTAGCGAACTTTTTGATGGCGATCCTCCACATAACCCTGGCGGATGTATAGCGCAGGCTTGGAGCGTTGGAGAAATCCTCAGGATTCTCACAAATCTTCGAAAGATAGAATAA
- a CDS encoding tetratricopeptide repeat protein, with amino-acid sequence MEKTLGMRREYLVALVLVLITLVLFSRVLGYQFVYDDKQYIQDNHQVRDGLSFKGIGWAFTSMYAFNWHPLTWLSHMLDCALFGQKAGLHHLINLFFHAANVFLLFFVLMQLTASMWRSAFVAALFAVHPLHVESVAWVAERKDMLSTFFMLLTIWAYNQYVNAPDRKKYASIVGFFLLGLLSKPMLVTLPFVLLLLDYWPLGRIDFTYYSLLKDPLGRSKSKRLLWEKIPLFGLSLFSCIITYIAQQHGGAVGSLEQFPFSARIGNAMLAYVGYIAKMIIPYKLSIFYPHPGLNLQIWKVVAATLFLVIITAFVIKAAPNRRYLVVGWFWYLGTLVPVLGLVQVGMQAMADRYTYITLIGLFIIIAWGVPDLVECLGKRYGMKGRGRGDNECQAGVIASGEVSTITHSQVLPFCACVIILSLMVCTWRQLSYWKDNFTLFGRAVETTGGNYLMENNLGFFLMEAGRHDEAIKHFRAALRDNPRYAEAHVNIGNILSEQGKTEEALREYQAALKVRPGFAPALNNIAGILEQKGQIIEAMHKYEEAVKADPSSATSHLNFGRLLILVGRPDDAIRELTEAVRLDPKLELAHYNLARLLVERGQLQDALPHLEEVVRLNPTNAEAHLDLGAVLVDMQRIDEGIAHYIEVIKLKPNFPPVHNNLAVAYFFKGQYAAAWEEVKLCRKYGMTPHPEFIKALSSKMPEP; translated from the coding sequence ATGGAGAAAACTCTTGGCATGCGGCGGGAATATCTGGTCGCTTTGGTTCTAGTGCTTATAACCCTTGTGCTTTTTAGCCGGGTATTGGGTTATCAGTTTGTGTATGACGATAAGCAGTATATTCAGGACAATCATCAGGTACGAGATGGTCTTTCTTTTAAGGGTATCGGATGGGCTTTTACCTCGATGTATGCTTTCAACTGGCATCCTTTGACTTGGCTTTCGCACATGCTTGACTGCGCACTATTTGGTCAGAAAGCTGGTTTGCACCATTTAATCAATCTGTTTTTTCATGCAGCCAATGTTTTTCTACTTTTCTTTGTGCTAATGCAGCTGACGGCATCAATGTGGCGTAGTGCGTTTGTTGCAGCATTGTTCGCCGTACACCCGCTTCATGTGGAATCAGTAGCTTGGGTAGCGGAACGAAAGGACATGCTCAGCACATTTTTTATGCTGCTTACCATTTGGGCATACAATCAATATGTTAATGCGCCGGATAGAAAAAAATATGCCTCTATAGTAGGTTTCTTTTTGTTAGGGTTGCTTTCAAAGCCGATGTTGGTGACTTTACCATTCGTTTTGCTTCTTCTAGACTATTGGCCTCTTGGAAGAATTGACTTCACTTATTATTCGTTGCTGAAAGACCCTTTGGGTAGAAGCAAAAGCAAAAGGTTGTTGTGGGAGAAGATTCCCTTGTTTGGTCTGTCCTTATTTTCTTGCATTATCACCTATATTGCTCAACAACATGGTGGTGCTGTTGGTTCTTTGGAACAATTTCCGTTTTCTGCTCGAATTGGCAATGCAATGTTAGCATACGTTGGTTACATTGCTAAGATGATTATTCCATATAAGTTGAGTATATTCTATCCGCATCCTGGGCTAAATCTCCAAATTTGGAAGGTAGTAGCGGCGACTTTGTTCCTTGTCATAATTACTGCTTTTGTTATCAAAGCTGCCCCAAACCGTCGCTATCTTGTGGTGGGTTGGTTTTGGTATCTTGGCACGCTAGTTCCTGTTCTCGGTTTAGTCCAGGTCGGCATGCAGGCGATGGCTGATAGATATACGTATATTACGCTGATAGGTCTCTTCATAATAATCGCTTGGGGAGTGCCGGATTTGGTTGAGTGCCTGGGAAAGAGATATGGGATGAAAGGACGAGGACGTGGAGATAATGAATGCCAAGCAGGAGTCATTGCTTCTGGCGAGGTATCAACCATTACCCATTCTCAAGTTTTGCCATTTTGTGCTTGCGTCATTATTTTATCCCTTATGGTGTGTACATGGCGGCAATTATCCTACTGGAAAGATAATTTCACACTATTTGGGCGTGCAGTTGAGACTACTGGCGGCAATTACTTAATGGAGAATAACTTGGGCTTCTTCCTTATGGAGGCAGGAAGGCATGATGAAGCGATAAAGCACTTCCGAGCTGCTTTGAGGGATAATCCACGATATGCTGAGGCCCACGTAAATATTGGCAACATTCTATCCGAACAGGGCAAAACAGAGGAGGCTCTGCGCGAATATCAAGCGGCACTTAAGGTAAGACCTGGGTTTGCACCAGCGCTGAATAATATTGCGGGAATACTCGAGCAAAAAGGTCAAATAATTGAGGCGATGCACAAATATGAGGAAGCAGTAAAAGCTGATCCGAGTTCAGCGACATCCCATCTAAATTTTGGGCGTTTGTTAATTCTTGTTGGAAGACCGGATGATGCAATTCGAGAGCTAACCGAAGCCGTCCGCCTTGATCCCAAGCTTGAGCTCGCCCATTACAACCTAGCGCGTTTGCTGGTTGAGAGGGGACAATTGCAAGATGCACTTCCACATCTTGAAGAAGTTGTGCGTCTTAACCCTACTAATGCGGAGGCACATCTCGACTTGGGTGCTGTATTGGTGGATATGCAGAGGATTGATGAGGGGATTGCCCATTATATTGAGGTAATTAAGCTCAAGCCGAATTTTCCACCAGTTCATAATAATCTAGCAGTTGCATACTTCTTTAAAGGTCAATATGCAGCCGCCTGGGAAGAAGTTAAGTTATGTCGGAAGTATGGCATGACGCCACATCCGGAGTTTATTAAGGCACTCTCTTCAAAAATGCCCGAGCCTTAA